The DNA region CAGATAATCGAATACGAGCTTGTCGCTCTCGATCCCCACCAATTCCCCAACGACTGCTAGCCCTTGGCGCCTGCCCTGCCGTTGCCAGGCTCGTCCCCGACGGTACCCTGCGCCGCCCGCGCTAACGTGGGCTGGATGAGCACCGAGCACAGCGGCGGCAGCAGCGCCGCACCCCGTACGCTCGCCGACGATCTGCGCGCACGCGACGACGCGGCGCTCGCCGAGCTGCTGCGCACCCGCCCGGACCTGCTCTCGCCCGTACCCAACGACCTCACGCAGCTCGCCACCCGCGCGGGCACCCGTGCGTCCGTCGTACGCGCGGTGGAGCGGCTGGACCGATTCGCGCTACAGACGGCCGAGGCCATCGCCGTGGCCCCCGACCCTTGCCCTTACGGCACTCTCGAACGGCTCCTCGCGGGCGACGCCCCTGCGGAGACCGCCCATACGGAGGACGCCGCCACGGAGCCAGCTCCCGCCGGTCCCCCGACCGCCGCCGTACGGGAGGCAGTCGCCGCCGAACTGCCGCGTGCCCTGCGCACCCTGCGCGAGCAGGCCCTGCTGTGGGGCGACGACGAGCGGCTCCATCTCGTGCGCACCGCACGGGAGTTGCTCACGCCCTCCCCGTCCGCGCCGTCGCCCACGGGGCTCGGCCCGACCCTCGCCGAGGCCACCGCGGGCATGTCGCCGGGCCGGCTCCAGGACATCCTCGCCCACGCCGGACTGCCCGCCACCCACGACCCGGTGAGCGCGCTCGCGTCGCTGACCGGGCTGTTCGCCGACCGCGACCGCACCGAGGCGCTGCTGGACCACGCCCCGGCCGAGTCGCTGCTGATGCTCGAAAAGCTGCGCTGGGGCCCGCCGTACGGCTCCGTGCAGAGCGATCTGCCCTCGCCGCCGGTGACTTGGCTGCTCGACCGGGGGCTGCTGGTGAGGACCGCGCCGCGCACCGTCGTACTGCCCCGTGAGGTCGCGCTGCACCTGCGCGGCGGCCGTGCGCACCGGGACGTAGAACCCCTCCCTCCGCCGCTGGCGGTGCGACGCGAGTATCCGCAGGAGGCCGTGGACCAGACGGCCGCGGGCCAGGCGCTGGCCGCCCTCGGCACCCTGGAGGACCTGCTGTCCGACTGGGCGGGCGATCCGCCGTCCGTGCTCCGCGCGGGCGGCCTCGGCGTGCGGGACCTCAAACGGACGGCCGCCGTGCTGGACGTGCCCGAGCCGACGGCGGCGTTCTGGGTCGAACTCGCCTACGCCGCGGGCCTGTCCGCCGCCGACGGCGAAGCCGACGAGGGGTACGCGCCCACACCCGCGTACGACGAGTGGCTGGCCAGGCCCGCACACGAACGCTGGTCCCATGTGGTGCTGCGCTGGCTCACCGGGACCCGCGTACCGGGCCTCGTCGGCGGGCGCGACGCCAAGGGACGTGCCCTGTCCGCGCTCGGCCAGGGCCTCGACCGCGGACTCACCGCCGAAGTGCGCCGCCGCACCCTGGAGTTGCTCACCACCCTCGACGGCGGCTCGGCGCCCACCCAGCACTCCGTGCTGGAGCGGCTGCGCTGGGAGCGCCCGCTGCGCGGCAACGGCGGCAACGGCGGGGACGCGGGGACCGGAGGCGGCGGCAGCCGAGGCAACGTCGGTGCTGCGGGCGCCACTTCGGGTGATCTGCGCACACGGCTCGCCGAATGGACCCTGCACGAGGCCGAGTTGCTGGGGCTGACGGGCCGCGGCGCGCTCGCCTCCTACGCACGGGAACTGCTCTTCCCCTGCGGCACCCGCACGCCCGCGGAGCTGGAGGCAGCAGGGGCACGCGCCGCGGACCGGCTCGCACCGCTGCTCCCCGAACCGCTCGACCACATCCTGCTACAGGCCGATCTGACGGCCGTCGCACCCGGCCCGCTGGAGCGCCCGCTCGCCGCCATGCTGGGCGTGCTGGCCGACGTCGAGTCCAAGGGCGGCGCCACCGTCTACCGCTTCACGCCCGGCTCCGTACGGCGCGCCCTCGACGCCGGACGCACCGCGAGCGACATCCACGCCTTTCTCGCCGCGCACTCGCGAACTCCCGTGCCGCAGCCGCTGAGTTACCTCGTCGACGACGTCGCCCGCAGGCACGGCAGGCTGCGGGTGGGCGCCGCCTCCTCATACGTACGCTGCGACGACGACGCCCTGCTGACCGAGATCACCGCCGACCGGCGCTCCGCGCCGCTGCGGCTGCGGCTGCTCGCGCCCACCGTGCTCGCCTCGCCCCTGCCGCCGGACCAACTGCTCGCGAAGCTACGGGAGATGGGCTACGCACCGGCCGCCGAGTCCGCCGAGGGCGATGTGCTGATCGCCCGTACGGACTCCCACCGCACTCCACCGCGCACCCCGCCCGAGCCGGTGCCCGACGGCCCACCGGTGCCGGACGCGGCGCTGCTGGCCGCCGCCGTGCGGGCGATCAGGGCGGGCGACCACGCGGCGACGGCGCCGCGCAGACCGGCCAAGGCGTCCGGGCGCATGACGAAGACTCCCGCGGACCCCGGCGGCTCGCTGCCCCGTACCACGTCGGCGGACACGATCGCCACGATGCGTTCGGCGGCGGTGTCGGGCGACGCGGTGTGGATCGGCTACGTCAACGCCGACGGCGCCGCGAGCCGCCGGGTGATCGCCCCGGTGCGGGTGGAGGGCGGCTTCGTCACGGCGTACGACCACACGGCGGAGGAGATCCGCACCTATCCGCTGCACCGGATCACGGGCGTCGCCGAACTGGCCTGAGCAGGCACGCCCGGACGTCCGAACCGGCGTGAGACCAGGGCGGCATGACGCCCACAGCCTGCGGGGGACTCCCGAACTCCCCTGCCACGCCGACGAGTTCAGCGCCGCGACCGGCGCAGCGCCCCAGCCGTGACACCGGCCCGTTCGCGCAGCAGGACACGCAGCGTATTGGCGTGCTCGTAACCCACCCTGCGGGCGACGGCCTCCAGCGACAGCCCGGTCGTACGCAGCAGATGGGTGGCCTGCTCGACCCGCAGATCCTGCACGAAACGCACCGGCGAGGTCCCGAGGGTGCGCTGGACCGCACGCTGAAGGGTGCGCTCGCTGACGCCCGCCGCAGCGGCGCCCTCCTTGATGGCGACCGGCTCCCCGAGGTGCAGCCGGGCCCAGCGTTCGAAGGCCGCGACGACGGGGTCGCTCTGCGCCAGCGCGCTGGGGATCGTGTACGCCGACTGTGAAGGCCGCTCGTCGACGACCAGATAGCGGGCGACGAGATCCGCGAGCGCGGGGCTGGTCATGCGGACTACCGCCAGCGCGAGATCTACGTGCCCGAAGGCGGCGCCCGCCGTCGTCACCCCCCGCGAGGAGGTGACCATGCTGGTCTCCTCCAGTACGACGGCCGGGTAGCGCTTGCGGAAGACGGGCGCGAGCCACCAACTGGTCGTCGCCCGGCGCCCGTCGAGCACTCCCGACTCGGCCAGCAGGAAGGTCCCCGTACACGCGGACGCGACGGGTACACCTCTGCTCCTCGTCTCACGCACCAGCCGGCGGGCGGACGCCGACTCGGGCCCCGAGACATGCGCGGTCAGCGCCTCCGGTCCGCGCTCCGCGAGCGCGGGCACCAGCAGCAGCCCGGCGTCCTCCGCCGCCGACACGGGTCGCGTGGTGACCGTGTGCCCGGCGCCCGTACGGACCCTGCGCCGGAAACCCACCGTCGTGACCCGCCGGGCGGGCGGGGGCTGCGGCAGTTCGCCGCGCATGGAGTCAGCGGCGGCCAGCACGTCGAGGATCGAGGACAGCCCGGTGTCGAAGACCCCGTCGTAGGCGAGCACAGCGATGTCCATGTCGGAAGCGGTATCGGAGGTGTCGTTCACGACACTGGGAACGGCCGTGCCGCGACCGTAGGTTCGCTGCGTACGCCCGGATTCACCGCGTACGCACACCCACGACGAGGGAGCACAGCCATGTCCCGACCCGAAGCCGCGCCGACCGCGACGGCGACCGGAACGTCCATCGATCCGGCCGGTACGCGCTCACGCACCCACACCTGGGAACGCCCCACGTCATACGCGGACGCGGGCGGGCGCTCCGGTCTCGAACTGCTGCGTCTCGGTCTGGAAGGCGGCCTCCCCCAGGCACCGATCTGCGGCACCCTCGGCTTCAGACTCGTAGAGGTGGACGAGGGCCGCGTGGCCTTCGAGGGCGAACCGGGCGAGCATCTGCTGAACCCCATGGGCACGGTCCACGGCGGCTTCCTGGCCACACTCCTGGACTCCGCCCTCGGCTCCTCCGTGATGAGCACGCTCCCCGCGGGACGGGCGTACACCACGGTCCAGCTAGGAGTGAACCTGGTGCGCCCGGTGTTCGGCGACACCCCCGCACTGCGCTGCGAGGGCACCGCCGTCCATGTGGGACGTACGACCGCCACGGCAGAGGCACGGGTGACGGGCGCGACCGACGGCCGCCTCTACGCACACGGCACCACCACGTGTGCGGTCTTCACGCTCCCGTGACACCGCGAGCAGGCGGCACCCGCCCCCTGAACAGGCACGAGAGCGGAGGCAGAGACGGAAACGGAAACCGAGGCGACGGCCGGATCAGAAGCAGGAGCCGAAGCAGAAGCAGGGAAAGCACATGAGCGACGGAATCCCGGCCACGACGGTGGTCAACCTCAAGGGCCACCGCGACGACCCGGCCTACGCCGACGTCGTCTACGTCGGCCGTCCCATGCACCGCGGCGGATGGCACCTGGAGGGCTCGCCGCTGGCGAGCCCCTTCCGGCCCGGCCGGGACGGCACACGGGCAGAGGTGCTGGAGAAATACCGTGAGCATCTGCTGGGCCGCGAAGACCTGCTGGCCCTGCTGCCGGGGCTTCGCGGACGCAGACTCGGCTGCTGGTGCGTCCCCGAGCCGTGCCACGCACAGGTGATCGCGGAACTCGCGGACGCGGGGACCGCCCCCTGACGCGAAGCGCGGGGACCGTCCCCTGCTGAGGGGCGCGGGCGAACATCCCTGAGCGTGCTGGGCGGTTCAGCCGCGGGAGGCGCCCGCCGGCCACACGACGTCGACGGCGAGCCCGGCGCTGCGCGCCCCGGCGACGACGTCCGCCGTCGTGCCCGCCTTCTCCTCCGAGCCCGGCTGGCCGTCCCAGATGGCGACCAGCCGGTCGGCGCGTTCCAGGAGCACCGCGTTCGCGGCCTCGTATGCCTTGCGGTCGGCGTTGGCGTACGGCAGCACGATCACCTCGTCGGCCGCGGCGGTGAGGCGGTCGTAGGTCTCTGCGTGTTCCGGTTTCACCGTGGCCTGCCGGTAGTCGCGGCTGGGCAGCACGGCCACCAGCCGTCCGCCCGCGGCGAGCACCGACTCCGCGAAGAGCGAGTCCGCGCCCGCGGCCACACATGACAGACCCACCAGTCCGGAGGGCTCGAACATCCGCAGCAGCCGCTCCAGTTCCGCCCGTACCAGCGGCACCGTCTCCTCGGACAGCTCCATGTGCCCGGTTACCGCAACTTTCGTCGCCATCCCGGTCGCTCTCCTTCGTCAGTTCCGTTCAACGCGCCCTCGGATACGGTCACGCATCTCATACGGACCACTACACCTTGTGTCCGGACGTATAACCGTATAGGCGCTTGGACTTCATGCGTGGCCACACGCACGGCAGGCGCCCGTGTGGACCCATGGGGCACACTGGACGTTTGACCCGGACGCACCCGAACGGGCGGGGCTCGAGACGGAGGAACGACGCGTGAACGGTGGCCCGCTGATCGTCCAGAGCGACAAGACGCTGCTGCTGGAGGTCGACCACGAACAGGCCGACGAGTGCCGCCGCGCCATCGCCCCCTTCGCCGAGCTGGAGAGGGCGCCCGAGCACATCCACACGTACCGGCTCACACCGCTCGGCCTGTGGAACGCCCGTGCCGCCGGGCACGACGCCGAGCAGGTCGTGGACGCGCTCGTCGCGCACGCCCGCTACCCGGTGCCGCACGCGCTCCTCGTCGACGTCGCCGAGACCATGGCCCGCTACGGGCGGCTGCGGCTGCTGAAGCACCCCACGCACGGGCTGGTCCTGGAGAGCAGCGACCGGCCGGTTCTGGAAGAGGTGCTGCGGTCGAAGAAGATCCAGCCGCTCGTCGGGGCGCGCATCGACGAGGACACCGTCGTCGTGCATCCCTCCGAGCGCGGCCAGATCAAGCAGGTGCTGCTGAAGCTGGGCTGGCCCGCGGAGGACCTGGCGGGCTACGTGGACGGCGAGGCGCATCCCGTGGCCCTCGACGAGGACGGCTGGTCGATGCGCCCGTACCAGCGGCAGGCCGTGGACGGCTTCTGGCACGGCGGCTCCGGCGTCGTCGTGCTGCCGTGCGGCGCGGGCAAGACGCTGGTGGGCGCCGGTGCGATGGCCCAGGCGCAGGCCACGACGCTGATCCTGGTCACCAACACGGTCGCGGCACGGCAGTGGAAGTCGGAGCTGGTGCGCCGCACGTCGCTCACCGAGGACGAGATCGGGGAGTACAGCGGCACCAGGAAGGAGATCCGGCCGGTCACCATCGCCACGTACCAAGTGGTGACGGTGAGGCGGAAGGGCATCTATCCGCATCTGGAGCTGTTCGACTCCCGCGACTGGGGCCTGATCATCTACGACGAGGTGCACCTGCTGCCGGCGCCCGTCTTCAAGTTCACCGCCGATCTCCAGGCGCGGCGCCGCCTCGGCCTGACCGCGACGCTCGTACGGGAGGACGGCCGCGAGTCGGACGTCTTCTCGCTCATCGGCCCGAAGCGTTTCGACGCCCCGTGGAAGGAGATCGAGACGCAGGGCTACATCGCGCCCGCGGACTGCGTGGAGGTGCGGGTGAGCCTCACCGACTCCGAGCGGCTGGCGTATGCGACGGCCGAGACGGAGGAGAAGTACCGCTTCTGCGCCACGACCGGCAGCAAGCGCCGCGTCACCGAGGAGCTGGTGCGGCGGCACGAGGGCCAGCAGACGCTGGTGATCGGGCAGT from Streptomyces marispadix includes:
- a CDS encoding helicase-associated domain-containing protein — encoded protein: MSTEHSGGSSAAPRTLADDLRARDDAALAELLRTRPDLLSPVPNDLTQLATRAGTRASVVRAVERLDRFALQTAEAIAVAPDPCPYGTLERLLAGDAPAETAHTEDAATEPAPAGPPTAAVREAVAAELPRALRTLREQALLWGDDERLHLVRTARELLTPSPSAPSPTGLGPTLAEATAGMSPGRLQDILAHAGLPATHDPVSALASLTGLFADRDRTEALLDHAPAESLLMLEKLRWGPPYGSVQSDLPSPPVTWLLDRGLLVRTAPRTVVLPREVALHLRGGRAHRDVEPLPPPLAVRREYPQEAVDQTAAGQALAALGTLEDLLSDWAGDPPSVLRAGGLGVRDLKRTAAVLDVPEPTAAFWVELAYAAGLSAADGEADEGYAPTPAYDEWLARPAHERWSHVVLRWLTGTRVPGLVGGRDAKGRALSALGQGLDRGLTAEVRRRTLELLTTLDGGSAPTQHSVLERLRWERPLRGNGGNGGDAGTGGGGSRGNVGAAGATSGDLRTRLAEWTLHEAELLGLTGRGALASYARELLFPCGTRTPAELEAAGARAADRLAPLLPEPLDHILLQADLTAVAPGPLERPLAAMLGVLADVESKGGATVYRFTPGSVRRALDAGRTASDIHAFLAAHSRTPVPQPLSYLVDDVARRHGRLRVGAASSYVRCDDDALLTEITADRRSAPLRLRLLAPTVLASPLPPDQLLAKLREMGYAPAAESAEGDVLIARTDSHRTPPRTPPEPVPDGPPVPDAALLAAAVRAIRAGDHAATAPRRPAKASGRMTKTPADPGGSLPRTTSADTIATMRSAAVSGDAVWIGYVNADGAASRRVIAPVRVEGGFVTAYDHTAEEIRTYPLHRITGVAELA
- a CDS encoding GlxA family transcriptional regulator translates to MDIAVLAYDGVFDTGLSSILDVLAAADSMRGELPQPPPARRVTTVGFRRRVRTGAGHTVTTRPVSAAEDAGLLLVPALAERGPEALTAHVSGPESASARRLVRETRSRGVPVASACTGTFLLAESGVLDGRRATTSWWLAPVFRKRYPAVVLEETSMVTSSRGVTTAGAAFGHVDLALAVVRMTSPALADLVARYLVVDERPSQSAYTIPSALAQSDPVVAAFERWARLHLGEPVAIKEGAAAAGVSERTLQRAVQRTLGTSPVRFVQDLRVEQATHLLRTTGLSLEAVARRVGYEHANTLRVLLRERAGVTAGALRRSRR
- a CDS encoding PaaI family thioesterase, with the translated sequence MSRPEAAPTATATGTSIDPAGTRSRTHTWERPTSYADAGGRSGLELLRLGLEGGLPQAPICGTLGFRLVEVDEGRVAFEGEPGEHLLNPMGTVHGGFLATLLDSALGSSVMSTLPAGRAYTTVQLGVNLVRPVFGDTPALRCEGTAVHVGRTTATAEARVTGATDGRLYAHGTTTCAVFTLP
- a CDS encoding DUF4326 domain-containing protein, whose translation is MSDGIPATTVVNLKGHRDDPAYADVVYVGRPMHRGGWHLEGSPLASPFRPGRDGTRAEVLEKYREHLLGREDLLALLPGLRGRRLGCWCVPEPCHAQVIAELADAGTAP
- a CDS encoding DNA repair helicase XPB — protein: MNGGPLIVQSDKTLLLEVDHEQADECRRAIAPFAELERAPEHIHTYRLTPLGLWNARAAGHDAEQVVDALVAHARYPVPHALLVDVAETMARYGRLRLLKHPTHGLVLESSDRPVLEEVLRSKKIQPLVGARIDEDTVVVHPSERGQIKQVLLKLGWPAEDLAGYVDGEAHPVALDEDGWSMRPYQRQAVDGFWHGGSGVVVLPCGAGKTLVGAGAMAQAQATTLILVTNTVAARQWKSELVRRTSLTEDEIGEYSGTRKEIRPVTIATYQVVTVRRKGIYPHLELFDSRDWGLIIYDEVHLLPAPVFKFTADLQARRRLGLTATLVREDGRESDVFSLIGPKRFDAPWKEIETQGYIAPADCVEVRVSLTDSERLAYATAETEEKYRFCATTGSKRRVTEELVRRHEGQQTLVIGQYIDQLDELGEHIGAPVIKGDTSNKQREKLFEAFRQGELSTLVVSKVANFSVDLPEATVAIQVSGTFGSRQEEAQRLGRILRPKADGHEARFYSVVARDTIDQDFAAHRQRFLAEQGYAYRIVDSHDLLTAQPEAAPDAAPESETE